A single window of Solanum dulcamara chromosome 5, daSolDulc1.2, whole genome shotgun sequence DNA harbors:
- the LOC129890327 gene encoding expansin-like B1: protein MAPLQVLELFFTFLLLIFMQVYLGNAQSFIQSRAAYYPNSEEKGTETGACGFGTFGATINGGDVSAASDLYRDGLGCGACYQVRCTNSNYCSENGVTVVITDHGASDSTDFILSQRAFSRMAQTKDAAASLLSLGNVGIEYRRVSCSYPNKNITFKIDESSDNPYYLAFVIWYQQGKTDISAVQLCETENFVCKLLDRTRGAVWTSSSPPKGQLQIRMLLSSDDGDEKWVIPLNNIPENWKAGEIYDSGIQVD from the exons ATGGCACCTCTTcaagttcttgaattatttttcacatttttattattaatcttCATGCAAGTTTATTTGGGAAATGCTCAAAGTTTCATCCAATCTCGAGCAGCTTATTATCCAAATTCAGAAGAAAAAGGAACAGAAA CTGGAGCATGTGGATTTGGTACTTTTGGAGCAACAATCAACGGTGGAGATGTATCGGCTGCATCAGATCTTTATCGAGATGGCCTAGGATGTGGTGCATGCTACCAG GTGAGGTGTACAAACAGTAATTACTGCTCAGAAAATGGAGTTACTGTGGTAATTACTGACCATGGAGCAAGTGATAGTACAGACTTTATTTTAAGCCAAAGGGCTTTTTCTCGTATGGCCCAAACTAAAGATGCTGCTGCTTCTCTATTGTCACTTGGTAATGTGGGCATTGAATATAGAAG GGTTTCTTGCAGCTATCCAAATAAGAATATTACATTCAAGATTGATGAGAGCAGTGATAATCCGTATTATTTGGCTTTTGTTATATGGTATCAACAAGGCAAAACTGATATTTCTGCTGTTCAACTGTGTGAG ACAGAAAATTTTGTATGCAAATTATTGGATAGGACACGTGGCGCAGTATGGACAAGTTCATCACCACCAAAAGGACAATTGCAAATAAGAATGCTATTGAGTTCTGATGATGGAGATGAAAAATGGGTTATTCCTTTAAATAATATTCCTGAAAATTGGAAAGCTGGTGAAATATATGACTCTGGGATACAAGTGGATTAA